The following are from one region of the Rhipicephalus microplus isolate Deutch F79 chromosome 1, USDA_Rmic, whole genome shotgun sequence genome:
- the Elp2 gene encoding elongator complex protein 2 has protein sequence MAVRVEYTSCSCNRNPQSLDWGCNNIVAYGTCNAVVLYDPEANDGAGAVTHTLVNHSAKVNCVRWIRRKNGAETALLSTSVDKTVTIWTKQDDRFIPATRLVGHEDAVTTADALYSAPASSDLITVASAGGDFSIRIWEVDAEFTARCVQEINLKGNFAMDIRMCFLPSTRVPMLAYGGNDMMVHCYYKDPTAGFVKCHMLYGHEDWVRGITFKECADDSVFVASCSQDSVIRIWKISPCRDDKTVNSNGTPGEIKLRGSTFTATLNESSQAFDVELETVLSGHEGWVYSVHWCPATSRGEDGGEHHSLLSASMDKTVIVWEPDSSTGLWLDKARFGDIGGNTLGFLGAVFGPDGNRILAHGFQGSFHMWKRPESDRDNLWQTSVTPGGHFDKVGDIAWSAGGEYLLSCSSDQTTRLHAPWIMPQGSKSWKEIARPQVHGHDLACIASTGRLQFVSGAEEKVLRAFEGTRNFIDNFKRLCGANLLEDCSIKELAEGASVPSLGLSNKAVYESDLTRDSGDAERHPKNQFPEFYFTPVTLTEPPTEEDLLQNTLWTEVRKLYGHGYELFALTSSRDGKLIASACKASTQQHAAIILWDTATWKQVGELVFHNLTITQMEFSPDDRHLLSVSRDRSWCIHEIDISGNIFVRVAFADKKTAIHQRIIWSCTWSHDGLYFATASRDKKVVVWGWKAEGSSETNLGPIESKGQLNVEDSATAVSFAPSLAGGDRYLIAIGLERGSIHLYHWSLQSGWTLYETLQQSVAHHLSVKRLKFCPKQDHQFAFLLASCGDDHMVRVYSISQLT, from the exons ATGGCTGTCCGTGTAGAATATACGAGTTGCTCTTGCAATCGCAACCCCCAATCGCTTGACTGGGGTTGTAACAACATCGTTGCGTACGGAACCTGCAACGCTGTCGTCCTGTACGATCCCGAG GCCAATGATGGTGCTGGTGCCGTCACCCACACCCTCGTTAACCACAGCGCCAAAGTTAACTGCGTTCGGTGGATCCGTAGAAAAAATG GTGCAGAGACCGCGTTACTGAGCACGTCCGTTGACAAAACGGTGACTATATGGACCAAGCAAGACGAtcgt TTTATTCCAGCTACAAGGCTTGTCGGCCACGAAGATGCTGTGACGACGGCAGATGCTTTGTATTCGGCGCCAGCATCGAGTGACCTGATCACAGTTGCAAGCGCTGGTGGAGACTTTTCCATTCGCATATGGGAGGTTGACGCAG AATTTACGGCGAGATGTGTACAGGAAATCAATCTGAAAGGAAATTTCGCTATGGACATCAGGATGTGTTTTCTGCCATCCACACGCG TTCCAATGCTGGCATATGGAGGCAACGACATGATGGTCCACTGTTACTACAAGGATCCTACAGCAGGTTTCGTGAAGTGTCATATGCTATATGGTCATGAGGATTGGGTCAGAGGCATTACCTTCAAGGAGTGTG CTGACGACAGCGTGTTTGTTGCCTCTTGCAGTCAGGACAGTGTAATACGAATTTGGAAGATATCGCCATGCAGGGATGACAAGACGGTAAACAGTAACGGCACACCTGGGGAAATCAAACTTCGAGGCTCTACGTTTACAGCCACACTTAATG AATCTTCTCAAGCCTTTGACGTTGAGTTGGAGACGGTTCTCTCTGGTCATGAGGGCTGGGTTTACAGTGTTCACTGGTGTCCAGCAACATCCCGAG GTGAAGATGGAGGTGAGCACCACAGCCTCCTATCTGCATCCATGGACAAGACCGTCATTGTATGGGAACCAGACAGTTCGACGGGGCTTTGGCTGGATAAG GCTCGGTTTGGCGACATAGGTGGGAACACATTAGGCTTTCTCGGGGCCGTGTTCGGTCCTGATGGGAACAGAATATTGGCTCACGGCTTCCAGGGTTCGTTTCACATGTGGAAGAGGCCAGAG AGCGACAGAGACAACTTATGGCAGACCAGCGTGACACCTGGTGGTCACTTTGACAAAGTGGGAGACATTGCCTGGTCTGCTGGAGGTGAATACCTGCTGAGCTGCAGTTCTGACCAAACTACAAGACTGCATGCTCCTTGGATCATGCCTCAAGGTAGCAAG TCATGGAAAGAGATTGCCAGGCCACAGGTGCACGGCCATGACCTTGCCTGCATCGCGTCGACTGGGCGGCTCCAGTTTGTCTCTGGAGCCGAGGAGAAGGTGCTGAGGGCATTCGAAGGAACCCGCAACTTTATTGATAACTTCAAAAGACTGTGTGGTGCCaacctgctcgaagactgcagcATAAAG GAATTGGCCGAAGGTGCCAGTGTGCCCTCTCTAGGCCTATCCAACAAGGCTGTTTACGAGAGCGACCTGACTCGCGACAGTGGGGATGCGGAGCGACACCCAAAAAACCAGTTCCCCGAGTTTTACTTCACACCCGTCACCCTCACAG AGCCACCTACAGAGGAAGACCTCCTACAGAACACGCTGTGGACAGAAGTGAGGAAGCTGTACGGGCACGGCTACGAACTCTTTGCCCTGACAAGCTCACGTGATGGCAAGCTCATTGCATCTGCCTGCAAG GCAAGCACACAGCAGCATGCAGCCATAATTCTCTGGGACACTGCTACATGGAAGCAAGTAGGGGAGCTCGTATTTCACAACCTGACAATAACACAAATGGAGTTTTCTCCCGACGACCGTCACCTGTTGAGTGTCTCGAGAGACCGATCGTGGTGCATACACGAGATTGACATCAGCG GAAATATTTTTGTCAGAGTGGCATTTGCTGATAAGAAGACTGCAATCCACCAGAGAATTATTTGGAGTTGTACCTGGTCTCACGACGGCCTGTACTTTGCAACAGCATCAAGGGATAAAAAG GTTGTAGTCTGGGGCTGGAAAGCCGAAGGTTCTTCTGAAACAAATTTGGGGCCTATTGAGAGCAAAGGACAATTGAATGTGGAGGATTCAGCCACAGCGGTCAGCTTCGCACCAAGTTTGGCTGGAGGCGACAG GTACCTCATAGCCATAGGACTCGAGAGAGGAAGCATTCACCTTTACCACTGGAGTCTGCAGTCTGGGTGGACTTTATATGAGACACTGCAGCAGTC